DNA from Streptomyces sp. NBC_01260:
TATGCCGCCCTTGGCCGCCGACGCAGGAAATTCCTGCCACACACCGGGGGTTCCGCTTGCGCGCCGGTACACCTTCTGCTGGGTGATCACGACGTCCTCGGCGTACTGCTCGGTCTGTTCCGTCGTACGCCCCGTCAAAGGCGTGTTGAGGTTGATCCGTCCCACCATGAGTTGCAGTCGTGTTGGACCGGACTGCGTGACGGCTCTGAGAGCGGCCGAGTAGGGGGCGTCGTCGGCTGCGGCCAGCCGCTCGCGGACCACCTGCTCGCCGGTTTCCGGTCGCGCGGGCGAGCCCGAGGCGCATGCCGAGAGCATCAGTCCCGAGAGCGCCAGAATCAGGGTCGCAGTCCGGTGGCGAATCAAGGGCGGATCCTCTGAGTACCAGGCCCGGAGAGAGAACGCCCCAGGCCGCAGGTGGATGGTGGGCTCATCCTCCCCGGCCGCGGGGAGCAGGCGACGTACGGGGCAGGGGGTGTGATCGAGCGTGCGCCGAACGGTTACGAAATCGGCTCCTGCGTTCGTACAACTGTTCCGGCCGAGACCGACACCATGATTGCTGGGGCCGAGTCGGACGCCCGTCGACAGGCAGCCCGTGTCATCCGGGGAGCCACGGCCTTCCGCCAGGGAGAGGAAGTCGGATGAATTGCGGTGGTTCCTGCGGAACCAACCGACCTGGCCCTCCACGCCACCCTTCACTCGGCATCGGCCCTCACCACCGCCACCGGGAGACCTTGAATCCACGGAGCTGTGCCGATCCACCCACTACCGTCACGAAGCCGTCAGCCCAACCGGCGAAGCGAGCACATCCACACTGCGGCCATCGACCGATTGCTCCCCAGCCGGTGTGAGGGCGGGCGGAACTGCCCCCACACCGGCTTCGAAACATCGCTGGGCCTCCGGAGCCGCGTACTTCAGGTCTGGATTTCCGTGCCGGAGCCTCAGCTGCTGATCAGAGTCCGGTCGAGGAGGGGCAGCAGACGGTCCCAGTGATGCTGCAGTGCGGCGGGGTCGAAGGCGTCGGTGTCGGACATGGTGAAGCCGTGGACGGTGCCGGGGTAGATCTCGGAGGTGTAGTCGACCCCCGCGGCGTCCAGGGTCTGGTTGAGCTTGCCGAGGGCCTCCGGCGTCATGTCGCCTTCGGCGTGGCCGAGGTGGACCTCGGCGGTGAGGCGGCGCAGGCTGTCGGGCCCTTCGACGCCCACGGGACCGTGGAATGCGGCAACGGCGGCCACCTGGCCGGGGTGGGCCGCGGCGGTGCGCATCGCCAGGAGGCCGCCGATGCAGTAACCGGTCACCGCGACCGGTCCGGCGCCGACCTCGGGCTGAGCGGTGAGGAACCTGAGGAAGGCGTCGGCGTCGCTCAGGGACCGTTCGGCGGTGTGCGCCTCGATCAAGGGCATCAGCTGGGCGAAGACCGCGGGCCGGGCCTCTTCTCCGATGTACTCGGGAAGTTCGATCACCGGTGTCGGTCCGTGCCGGTAGAAGAAATTGGGGACGAGTACGTAGTACCCGTGCCCGGCCAGTTCGCGGGCCATCTCCCGCAGCACGGGCCGGATGCCGAAGCCGTCCGCGTACATCAGCACCCCTGGGTGCTGCTCACCACCGTCGGGGAAGGCGGCGAAAGCGTCGGCCTCGCCGTCCGCGGTGGGAATGTGCAGCATCTTGGTGGGCATGAGTTCTCCTGTCGTGGTTGACGTATCGAGCTGTGATCAACACGAAACACGACAGGAGGCGGATCCCGCGCAGCAGCGCCGGATCCTCGATCCAACAGTGGGCAGGCCCTGGTCCGTACGGCGCTCAGTGGAGCGCCGGGTCACCAATCCGTGTGTGGCGCGATGCCGTCCCGGTAGTCATCGCCACACAACGTAGCCCACCGGACGGGATCGATGCCAGCCTCCAAGTCCACAGTGATGTTCGCTTGACTGACCTCGTCAGTACCTCGGATCCTCAACGCGGCCGACGCGCTGCCCGTCACAGCGATACCGATCCAGTGTCTCGTGTGTCCGACATCAGGGGTCAAGGCCCCCGGACGGCGCTGTCAGCCTCGAACCTGGGCAGTTCCATGTGCTTGCCCGCGTTGGCGTGCAACGTCTTCTCCTTCGAAGCGAAGGCGTCGAACAGTGCGAGGGTGGCCTCACGCGGGATGCGCTCGTTGTCCCACTGCATGTCGAACTCGATCGGGACGGTGATCTGCTTCGCCTTCTCGACCAGGTCATCGGGCCACATCAGGCCGAAGGCCGCGGCCGTGATCCTGGGCTCGATCGCCACCAGAGGCACCCGATCGGTGCCCAGGTCGATGCCGACGTAGCCCACCGGCCCATCGGCGCCGATCTCCGGAAGTTCCTGAAGGGCGTCCGGGGTCGCCTGCCACTCGGGCACGGCGAACTCCGCCAGCCGGGCGTTGTAACGGACGATGATCGGCCCTTCGAGCTCGCCGGCCGCCCGCGCCTTGCGCAGCTCGGCGATCTCCTGCTTGTCGTGCGCGCCGATGACGGCGACATGGAAGCCGCAGCCGGTCACGAGGCTGTGCGCCCGGCCCACCATCGCCAGATGCTTCTTGTGCGCACCCCTGGTCCTGATGGGCCACGGTGGGGCGCGATCGGCGCCGGAGGCCGGCGACCAGAGAATGCCGGGGACGTCGCCCACGGTGAAGTCGCGCTCGACCATGCCGTTCGACGACGGCTCGGCGGTGAAGTGCAGGGACTGCACAGGTGTTGCCTTTCGGGAGTGCCTTGTTGTCGAGGCGCTCCCGGCGACAGGCTACGTCAATCGCCATACTGTGACGGAAGGGGGAGCACCCACATCGATACAGCGTTCATGGGTCTCACCTCCTCGGACGGTATCGCGGTCAACTGAAGCCAACAGCCTCAATCACTATCCCTCCAAACCCTCTCCTCGCCACGTGATCACGACTCCAGACACGTGCCAGTGGTTCGCTGCTTTGGCTGGTACGTCGGGGGCGCTGTAACGGCGGAATCAGCGGCGGTATCAACACCGGTGCGGTGGCTGATGTCTGAGTTCCTGGCGTTCCTGGAGCGACGGCTACTCGCTCTCTCCCGCCACTGAGGCGAGCTCGTCGAGCAGCGCGGTGATGGCGGCTTCGGTCAAGCGATAGCCGTCTGCGGTCTCGACGATGCGGCCCGAGGCGACACGGGAGTTCCACCACTCTTCGAGGAAGCCGGGGGCGTATCCGCCGGTCCGGAAGTCGTACTGCTCGGACACGAGACCGAAAATGATCATGAGTTCGTAGTCCGGCAGCGCATAGGAACGCTCGTACTGCGCAGGCGTTCTGATGTACCGCTCGAAGGAGCCGACCCGGTTGAAGCTGGTGAATAGCCAGAACAGGTAGTCGTACATCAACCTGGAGCACGTGTCGGCGTGAAGGGCGAAGAACCCCTTGTCGCGGACGACGGCCTCGCCCAGCGCCCGCATCCGCCGGTCCGCGTCGGGCAGAACGTCCGCGACCTCACGGAAAGCACGTAGCAGGATGGGGGAGAAGCTGCCGTCGCGCACCATGGCCAGGGCGGCGAGCCGGTCCTGCTCCGAGGTGTCGTAGACGGACTCGTCGACCAGGCCCGTGATGAAATCCTCGAAGTTCTCGGCGACCAAGGTGATCGCGAAGTCGTCCTCCTGGTCGACGTGGACGACGGTCGGCTCACCCTGCCTGCCGCACACGCGGTAGTCGAGGGCGAGCATGTCGTGGCCTGCCGAGGGTGTGTCGGCGAAGTAGACACCGATGTCGGGGTACTCCCACATGTCGATCCAGAACCGGCTGCCGAACTCGCCGCCGAGTGATTGCGGCCGGGCCCGTCCGATGCCCCGGATGCCGGTGATCTCGATGTGGTCGTCGGCCCAGGACGTCGGCTCGGACACCGGGAAGCAGGCCCGGGCCGGAGTGCCGCCGTTGTGCGCGTTCATCAGGGCGATGTAGGAGCCGGGCAGACGGTATCCGCCGAGCTCATCCTCCAAGGACGCGATCAACTCCAGCGAGGGCCGGCCCTCCTCCACGTACTCCTCCAGCGCGTGCGCCGAGTCGTCCCAGAACCCGGCGACGTCGAAGCCCTCGAAATGTCTCACTGTGCCCTCCCGCACCTGACCGTCCGGCGATTGCGGGTTCCGCGCTCCGGCACGATCGCGGACCGGCGCGACCGGTCGTCACCAGTGATTGCCCGCCATCGGGCCTGGGCGGATCCGGCGAGCTTGAACACCATGGCGAACGCAGCGACGGGACTGCCGACGGTCATTTCCTGCGCTCATTCATCCCGGACAGGCTGTATCCCTCGGCCTCGTCCCACGGTATGTCGATGTCGTCCATGTGCACCGCCCACTCGGCATCCGACAGAACTCTGCGCAACTCCGTAACGGAATGCAGGAGGTGGGTGAGCACCGGCATCAGGCGGTCGAAGTCGGACGGCATCTTGGTGGCCCCGGCGACGCGTTCCTCCGGCCCGTCGTCGGACAGCTCGTACAGGTACAGACTTTCCTCGTCGTCGTACGGGAACGACGTCGTGTGCGCGGCGACGACGCATTCGATCGCGGACGATTCGGCTTCGGTCAAAGGTGCCGCGCGGTGTGCGCTGTAGTACAGAGAGACGCTCATGATGTGACGGTACGGCGAGGGTCTGACATTGATGCTGATACTGAGGTTCCGGTGGCCGTGGCTCAGGGTCTGACTGACGCCCTGCTGGGCTGTCTTCCGGTTGTACTGTCCGGCCGCCTCGACCTTTCCTCACGGCTCCGGCCGGGCGGAACATGACCTGATAGGAGCTTGGCCAGAAGCCCCTTCAATGTCCTGTCTGCGCCACCCGGCCGGTGCCTACCTCCGGTTGGAAGGCATCATCAGCATGACATCAAGGGTCACGGAACACACTGCGGGCCAGCATGTGTTCGGCGGAGTCGATTCCCACGCCGACACGGTCCATGTCGCTGTCATCAGCGACAACGGCGGCCATCTCGCGGACGTCGAATTCGCCACCACCGCCGCCGGGTACGCGGCGGCCCTGGCTTTCCTGTCCGCACACGGCCATGTGATCGCGATCGGTGTGGAAGGCACCTCTTCCTACGGAGCCGGCTTCACCCGAACCGCCCGCTCCCACGGGCACCGGGTCATCGAGGTCAACCGCCCCGACAGGGCCGAACGCCGCCGCACCGGCAAGTCGGACCCGATCGACGCCTACGCCGCCGCCCGTGCCGCCCTGGGAGGCGAGGACCGCCTCCTCGCCCGCGAACCGGCGCACACGCGTGAACATGGCCGCAGCTTCCTCGGGCAGTTGGTCGCCGACCGTGTCCGCCAGGACCACCACCCCGGCCCCGGCCGCCGTCATCCGCGCGGCATGCTCTGCCACCAGCGCGTGGTCCGCACGGGAGGCGTCGGCCAGGCATACGTCAACGGCCACACTGTCATCGGTTCCCGGGCCTGAGCGACCAACACGGCGCCCGCGGTCAGTGCCTGCTCCGCGGAGGTGTGGGTCATCACCCGCGCCATCGCCTCGGACGCGGGAACGATCACCATGATCCTCGCATGGGTGCTGCCCCGGACCGCGGCCAGGGCCTGCCGCACGTCGCCTGGAGTGCCTCGGCACACCGCGGAGACGCTCACTGAGCCTTCGGCCTCCACCGCCACCTTTCGCACCGCCTCGAACTCCTCCCGGCAGACAGCGGGGAAGCCTGCGGCGAACACCACGTGCCGCGGTCCGGCCCCTGTGAAGACCTCGCCCTGGGCGCGTGCGAGGCGTACCCGGAAGTCAGCCGTCATCAGGGTCTTGGCCTGGGCTCCGTCACGCGGCGACTCCTCCCACAACACCACCCGGCCCGCCTGCGCGGATTCGCGCACCACATCACCAGCCACCGCCCCACCCTTCGCTCACGGCCCTTGCACAGCGGGCCCGTCATGCCTGAGGAAACGGTCACCCCGAGCGGGCTCCTGCCGCAGCTGCAGCGGCCTGATTCACACGATCGGGTCGCCCCGCGGCCGCACGGCCCATTGGGTGCAACGACAGCGCCGCGCCCGTGCGCCCGCGCGCACCGAGGCTCTGTGGGCAACGCGAGCGGTCCCTGAGCCAGGTGCGTCAGGGACCATGAAGCATGCGCCCGGATGGCTGGCACCTCACCGAAGACATCGACGACTTCCTCACTCGAGCCGGAGACTTCCTGCGCTCGCGTCCCGCCCTGCACAACACGCCACTGACGGTGATCGAGGGACTGCGAACACGCGGGGCGTACGGATGCGGCGCCGGAGCCACCGTCCTCGGCCGACTGGAGGCTGGGGGTGAGGTCCGCGCCATTTTCTACCGCTCTCCGTCCCACCGCCTGACCCTCACCCCCCTCTCCCGAGAGCAGGCCGACACCCTCGCCGCTCACCTGGCCGGCCTCGGGCACCTCCTCACCGGCGTCCTCGCGGACCAGGAGACCGCCACCGCGTTCGCCGAGACATGGCAGCGGCACACAGACGCAGCGCCCTTGCCCAGTTGGCGGGCCCGTCTCCACCGTCTCGGCACGCTCACCCCAGCGGAGCCGCGCCCAGCGGGCCGGGGGCGCATCGCGGGCGAGCAGGACCGCGAACAACTCATCCGCTTGTGCGGTGAGTTCGCCGCCACGGTCGGGGAAGTCCCCGCCGTGGACGCCAGTTCCTGGGCCGGCTCGCGCTTCGCCGACAGACACTTCACGTTCTGGGAGACCTCCGACGGCACCCTCGTCTCCATGGCGGCCGTGACCTCGGTGATCGCCGGCATGGTCCGGGTGGACCCGGTCTACACCCCGGCCGGCTTCCGGGGCCGCGGCTACGCGGGCGCCCTGACAGCCGAGGTGAGCAGAGCCGCGCTGGCCGCGGGTGCGACAGACGTCGTACTGTTCGCGGACCCGGCCAACCCCACCAGCAGCGCTCTCTACCAGCGCATCGGATATGTTCCGGTTGCCGACTTCGCCGCGTACGACTTCTCCCGCAACGCGCCGGAAGCCGGTTGAGAGCGCCCTGGATCGCGGCCCAGGAGGTGCCGTCCGATTCCTGCGCGGCCACGAACGGCTACGGCCGGCCGGGCATCATCCGATGCGTGGCTTCACCGCGGCCATGGGCAGGGCGGAACGGGCGGTCCGGACACGCCGCAAGGCCGGGGCCGGCGCTCGCGCGCCACGCGAACCGGCGCCCACGCTCCGGGCCCTGCTGCCCGCCGGCCCAGGCCGCGTAGACCTTGAGCCCGGAGATCTGGGCGGCGGGCCACCCGCTGTCGGCCGTGAAGGTCAGCCGGTGGCCGCGGTTACGAGCTGTCGGGATCCCCCCCCCGAAGTCTGGAGGTACGCCGCGCGCCTGCGGCCACTGGTGGCCGCCACCAGCTCCGATCGAAGGCACGCCGACCACTGCCGCCCCGGCGACGGCAGGGCACGGATCGTGACGTTCGCCAACGGGCTCTCCAAGGGACCGTGGGCAAGATCCTCAAGCGTGAAATCGTCCTCCAGCAGCAGGTGTTCGACGGCTGAACCGATCTGGTTCCGTGTCGGACCCAAGGCCGGGCCGACGTGGGCAGGGACGGGTCGATGCCTGGATCTGCAGAAGTGCCCGGGAACCAGGTGGAGGCCCTTCGACGTGGGATGTTGACGGCCAAGGTCCAGAGTTGAACTCTTGTGGACGGTTTCATGAAGGCTTTTCGATCTTGACTGAAAACCAGCGGACCATGGCTAGCGTCCGCTCTTATGAATCGCATACACACAGCGGCCGGGCTCTGTCTCGCGCTGCTGTTCCTTGTGCTGGGGATCGGCGCCCAGCCCGCGCTGGCGCATGTCTCGCGCCAGCATGCAGAACTCGTCGTCACCACCGGAGACAACGTCACCAGCGGCCGTCTCATCGTCCACCGCGACCTCGTGTCCCCGGAACAGGCCGGAGCCTGGGCGACCCGGTTGCTACCGGCCGGCTGCCCGGCCACCGGCTCCGGCGTTCCCGGCGACAACGGCGGGGTCCCCGGCGGCGTCGTGATCGAGTTGGCGTGGAGCTGCCACGTCCACGCGCTCGACCTGAGCCCGCTGCTCCAGAAGGGCGGGCTGACCCAGGTCGTCGTCGAGTTCGACGGCACGGCCGTCGACGCCTCCGCGGCCATGCCGCTCGTCGACGCCAAGGGCGCACACGCCCTGCCCAGCTTCCCGTGGCTCACCGTCGCGCTCGCAGCGGCGGCCGGCGTTGCGCTCGTACTCGCCGCGCTGCGACTGCCCACCCTGCTGCGGTCATTGCGAACAGGCCGTCGGGTCCAGCTCGCCACCGCGGGCGCCGTCGTCCTGTCCTGCCTCGCTCCTCAGGCGGCTTTCGCCGACGACACGGCACTGGCCACCGTCACCGTCGAGGGCACCGTCTTCAAGGACAGCAACGGCAACGGCAGGCGGGACAAGGGGGAGCGTGCCATGCCCGGCGTCGATGTCACCGACGGCGCCGTGTGGACCACGACCGGTGCGGACGGCTCGTACTCCCTCGCCATCGATCCGGACCGGCGCGAGACCGACATCGTCAGCATCGTCTCGCCCGACGGCTATACGCCCGCTCTGCGCAAGGACTACATCCCTCAGTTCTTCCACAAGGTCCCCGAGACCGGCGGCAACGGTGTCGACTTCGCGCTGGTACCGGACCGCAACGCCTCCGACCCGAGCGAGACCTGGGTCATGAACTCCGACCCCGAGATCAGCAACGTCGCCGACGCCCAAGCGCGCACGGCGCTGCCTCAGTGGACAGGTCAGGTCCAGGCGATGTCCGAGGTCGACGGTGCCACGATGCAGATCGCGACCGGCGACCTCACCGTCACGGACTACGCCGCCGAGCCCCGCCGCCAGGGCGCGTACGACCTCTTCAGCAAGGGCCTGGAGCAGGGGCGGCTCGGCCACCCCTTCTACCCGGTCATGGGCAACCACGACTTCGGCGGCACTGCCACCTCCCAGGGCTACGCCGGCAGCATGGAGTACTACCGCCGCAACCTCGCCCCCGAGTGGTACAGCTTCGACCGCAACGGCCGCCACATCGTCGTACTCGAGGACAACTACGACGCGAGCGGGCTGAAGCCGCAGCTGGAGTGGCTGCGCAGGGACCTGGCCCAGCACGCGGTCGGCAAGCAGGTGCTCGTCTTCGCGCATCGCTCTCTGTTCACCCAGTGGGGCCCGGGCGCAGGTATGCAGCCGACGATCGATGAGCTGGCCAGGTACGACGTCCGGCTGGTCGCCGCGGGTCACAACCAGCAGGCCGAGTTCCGCCGTGGCGCCTTCAAGCGGTCCGTGGAGATCAACAATCAGGGTACCTACGGAATCGACGGCGCCCATCCCGATTACAAGGTGCTCGACTTCAGTGGCATCACGGACGATCCGCACACCCGCCGCAACGAGGACATCGGCCATGTCACCGGTATCCACCGGCAGTTCGACATCGACGACGACAGCGCGCTGGTCAGCCCCGCACAGCGCAGCGTGCACGGCTCGGCTGCCGGAGTCCCCATCGAGGTGTACGCCGAGGACGACGGCCGCACCCCCGCCAGAGCCTCACTGACCGTACGGGACAACCACGGGCACGTGGTGAAGCGGACCAGCCTGCGCTTCGGCCGGGAAACCGGCAGACCCGGCATCGAGAACTGCTACACCCCGCCGGGCGGCAAGCCCGAACCGTGCCCCGACGCACGCGGGGCGTGGACCCGGGCGAGCGGCACCCTGCAAGGGCTGCGGCCCGGTACCTACACCGCCACGACGACCGTGCACGACACACGGGGCAAGGCGTTTCCCGCGCTTCCCGCGCTGAAGAGCGCCTTCGACGTCGTACGGGACTCCGGGCTTCCCAGGCCGAGGACCGGGCAGAACTGGCTGCGGCAGGGCGGCGACGAGGCCGGGCGGTCCTCGAGCGCCGACGAGCCGGGTCCCGAGCTGGACCTGCAGTGGGCCCGGCACACCGGCGAGCAGTTCAACCTGAACGGCTCGGTGGTCGCGGACGGCAAGGTGATCGTCTCTTCCCGCGCGTTCGACTCGCCGTACAGCATGATGCTCGCCTATGACATCAGGTCCGGACGCGAGATCTGGCGCACCTACCTGGACGGCGACGCCGAATCGGCGCCGACGCTCCGTGAGGGACGGGTCTATCTGACGACCGGTGTCGGACGGATCTACGCACTGGACGTCCGGGACGGCCATGTCGCCTGGGAGTCGATCGACCGTGAGGAGCAGCACGGCGACACGGTGCGCCGCTACGGCCGTGCGGGCGGACCGGTCAGTGTCTTCGCACTCAACGGACAGGACCGCACGGTAGCCGTCTACCAGGACTGGGACACGGTCCGCTGCCGTGACGCGAAGACCGGCACTCTGCTGCCCGGTGGCTTCGGCGCCGCTGCCTCCTGGGGTCAGTCCCACAGCACCGCGGTGCGCGAGCCCGGCTCCGACACGGCCTATCTGCACTCCTCGTCGAGCAACACGGTCATCGCCATGGACCTGACGAGCTGCAAGCAACTGTGGGCCGAGGACGCTGCGGGCGACATCGACAGCCACTCGTCACCCGTGCTCACCGATCCCGCATCGGGCCCGGCGAAGCTGGTCACCTTCACTGCATACGGAGTCCGTGGGCGCGACCCGAAGACGGGCGCGGTGACC
Protein-coding regions in this window:
- a CDS encoding dienelactone hydrolase family protein, yielding MPTKMLHIPTADGEADAFAAFPDGGEQHPGVLMYADGFGIRPVLREMARELAGHGYYVLVPNFFYRHGPTPVIELPEYIGEEARPAVFAQLMPLIEAHTAERSLSDADAFLRFLTAQPEVGAGPVAVTGYCIGGLLAMRTAAAHPGQVAAVAAFHGPVGVEGPDSLRRLTAEVHLGHAEGDMTPEALGKLNQTLDAAGVDYTSEIYPGTVHGFTMSDTDAFDPAALQHHWDRLLPLLDRTLISS
- a CDS encoding alpha/beta hydrolase, coding for MQSLHFTAEPSSNGMVERDFTVGDVPGILWSPASGADRAPPWPIRTRGAHKKHLAMVGRAHSLVTGCGFHVAVIGAHDKQEIAELRKARAAGELEGPIIVRYNARLAEFAVPEWQATPDALQELPEIGADGPVGYVGIDLGTDRVPLVAIEPRITAAAFGLMWPDDLVEKAKQITVPIEFDMQWDNERIPREATLALFDAFASKEKTLHANAGKHMELPRFEADSAVRGP
- a CDS encoding SMI1/KNR4 family protein, whose product is MRHFEGFDVAGFWDDSAHALEEYVEEGRPSLELIASLEDELGGYRLPGSYIALMNAHNGGTPARACFPVSEPTSWADDHIEITGIRGIGRARPQSLGGEFGSRFWIDMWEYPDIGVYFADTPSAGHDMLALDYRVCGRQGEPTVVHVDQEDDFAITLVAENFEDFITGLVDESVYDTSEQDRLAALAMVRDGSFSPILLRAFREVADVLPDADRRMRALGEAVVRDKGFFALHADTCSRLMYDYLFWLFTSFNRVGSFERYIRTPAQYERSYALPDYELMIIFGLVSEQYDFRTGGYAPGFLEEWWNSRVASGRIVETADGYRLTEAAITALLDELASVAGESE
- a CDS encoding IS110 family transposase — translated: MTSRVTEHTAGQHVFGGVDSHADTVHVAVISDNGGHLADVEFATTAAGYAAALAFLSAHGHVIAIGVEGTSSYGAGFTRTARSHGHRVIEVNRPDRAERRRTGKSDPIDAYAAARAALGGEDRLLAREPAHTREHGRSFLGQLVADRVRQDHHPGPGRRHPRGMLCHQRVVRTGGVGQAYVNGHTVIGSRA
- a CDS encoding GNAT family N-acetyltransferase — translated: MRPDGWHLTEDIDDFLTRAGDFLRSRPALHNTPLTVIEGLRTRGAYGCGAGATVLGRLEAGGEVRAIFYRSPSHRLTLTPLSREQADTLAAHLAGLGHLLTGVLADQETATAFAETWQRHTDAAPLPSWRARLHRLGTLTPAEPRPAGRGRIAGEQDREQLIRLCGEFAATVGEVPAVDASSWAGSRFADRHFTFWETSDGTLVSMAAVTSVIAGMVRVDPVYTPAGFRGRGYAGALTAEVSRAALAAGATDVVLFADPANPTSSALYQRIGYVPVADFAAYDFSRNAPEAG
- a CDS encoding outer membrane protein assembly factor BamB family protein, whose translation is MNRIHTAAGLCLALLFLVLGIGAQPALAHVSRQHAELVVTTGDNVTSGRLIVHRDLVSPEQAGAWATRLLPAGCPATGSGVPGDNGGVPGGVVIELAWSCHVHALDLSPLLQKGGLTQVVVEFDGTAVDASAAMPLVDAKGAHALPSFPWLTVALAAAAGVALVLAALRLPTLLRSLRTGRRVQLATAGAVVLSCLAPQAAFADDTALATVTVEGTVFKDSNGNGRRDKGERAMPGVDVTDGAVWTTTGADGSYSLAIDPDRRETDIVSIVSPDGYTPALRKDYIPQFFHKVPETGGNGVDFALVPDRNASDPSETWVMNSDPEISNVADAQARTALPQWTGQVQAMSEVDGATMQIATGDLTVTDYAAEPRRQGAYDLFSKGLEQGRLGHPFYPVMGNHDFGGTATSQGYAGSMEYYRRNLAPEWYSFDRNGRHIVVLEDNYDASGLKPQLEWLRRDLAQHAVGKQVLVFAHRSLFTQWGPGAGMQPTIDELARYDVRLVAAGHNQQAEFRRGAFKRSVEINNQGTYGIDGAHPDYKVLDFSGITDDPHTRRNEDIGHVTGIHRQFDIDDDSALVSPAQRSVHGSAAGVPIEVYAEDDGRTPARASLTVRDNHGHVVKRTSLRFGRETGRPGIENCYTPPGGKPEPCPDARGAWTRASGTLQGLRPGTYTATTTVHDTRGKAFPALPALKSAFDVVRDSGLPRPRTGQNWLRQGGDEAGRSSSADEPGPELDLQWARHTGEQFNLNGSVVADGKVIVSSRAFDSPYSMMLAYDIRSGREIWRTYLDGDAESAPTLREGRVYLTTGVGRIYALDVRDGHVAWESIDREEQHGDTVRRYGRAGGPVSVFALNGQDRTVAVYQDWDTVRCRDAKTGTLLPGGFGAAASWGQSHSTAVREPGSDTAYLHSSSSNTVIAMDLTSCKQLWAEDAAGDIDSHSSPVLTDPASGPAKLVTFTAYGVRGRDPKTGAVTWESKLGGGSTCEPGRAPLTSPAVRGDIAYVAGRDGVVRAYDTSAADPSKPVWEAKSGYLAGESPLDDKWRVAMGCSAGDGSPTMHPLVTKALVYVGTWDGRLLVLDRVTGRQFAAYNLGAGVASALSVSGDWIFVLTDDGTVHALAARRD